CTGCGTAAAGCGCGCCCATACTCGGGCTACGAGAACTTCGAATTCGAAGTGCCGCTGGCGGCCAATGGCGATGCCTACGACCGCTGCATCGTGCGCGTCGAAGAAATGCGCCAGAGCCTGAAGATCATCGAACAGTGCATGCGCAATATGCCGGCCGGCCCGTACAAGGCGGATCACCCGCTGACCACGCCGCCGCCGAAAGAGCGCACGCTGCAGCACATCGAGACCTTGATCACGCACTTCCTGCAAGTTTCGTGGGGCCCGGTGATGCCGGCCAACGAATCCTTCCAGATGATCGAAGCGACCAAGGGCATCAACAGTTATTACCTGACGAGCGACGGCGGCACCATGAGCTACCGCACCCGGATTCGCACGCCGAGCTTCGCCCACTTGCAGCAGATCCCTTCGGTGATCAAAGGCGAGATGGTCGCGGACTTGATTGCGTACCTGGGTAGTATCGACTTCGTTATGGCCGACGTGGACCGCTAAGCATGAACAGCACGCTTATCCAGACAGACCGTTTCGCCCTGAGCGAAACCGAGCGCTCGGCCATCGAGCACGAGCTGCATCACTATGAAGATCCGCGCGCGGCGTCGATCGAAGCGCTGAAGATCGTCCAGAAGGAACGTGGCTGGGTGCCGGACGGCGCCCTGTACGCCATCGGCGAAATCCTCGGCATCCCGGCCAGCGACGTTGAAGGCGTGGCGACGTTCTACAGCCAGATCTTCCGCCAGCCAGTCGGCCGCCACATCATTCGCGTCTGCGACAGCATGGTCTGCTACATCGGCGGCCACGAATCCGTGGTCAGCGAAATCCAGAACAAGCTGGGCATCGGCCTCGGCCAGACCACGGCGGACGGGCGTTTCACCCTGCTGCCGGTGTGCTGCCTGGGCAACTGCGACAAGGCCCCGGCGCTGATGATCGACGACGACACGTTCGGCGACGTGCAGCCTGCCGGCGTTGCCAAACTGTTGGAGGGCTACGTATGACCCTGACTTCCTTTGGCCCAGCGAACCTGATCAAGCGCTCGCCCGAGACCCACCCGCTGACCTGGCGCCTGCGCGACGACGGTCAAGCCGTGTGGCTCGACGAGTACCAGGCCAAAAACGGTTACGCCGCGGCACGCAAGGCGTTTGCCGAGATGGACCAGGACGGCATCGTCCAGACCGTCAAGGACGCCGGCCTCAAGGGCCGTGGCGGTGCGGGCTTCCCGACCGGCGTCAAATGGGGCCTGATGCCCAAAGACGAATCCATGAACATCCGCTACCTGCTGTGCAACGCGGATGAAATGGAGCCGAACACCTGGAAAGACCGCATGCTGATGGAGCAACTGCCCCATCTGCTGATCGAAGGCATGCTGATCAGCGCCCGCGCGCTGAAAACCTACCGTGGCTACATCTTCCTGCGTGGCGAGTACACCACCGCCGCCAAGCACCTCAACCGTGCCGTGGAAGAAGCCAAGGCGGCTGGCCTTTTGGGCAAGAACATCCTCGGTTCGGGTTTCGACTTCGAACTGTTCGTGCACACCGGCGCCGGGCGTTACATCTGCGGCGAAGAAACCGCACTGATCAACTCCCTCGAAGGTCGCCGCGCCAACCCACGCTCCAAGCCGCCCTTCCCGGCCGCCGTTGGCGTGTGGGGCAAGCCGACTTGCGTGAACAACGTCGAGACCCTGTGCAACGTGCCTGCGATCATCGGCGACGGCGTCGAGTGGTACAAATCCCTCGCCCGCGAAGGCAGTGAAGACCACGGCACCAAGCTGATGGGCTTCTCCGGCAAAGTGAAGAACCCTGGCCTGTGGGAGCTGCCATTCGGCGTGCCTGCGCGCGAGCTGTTCGAAGACTACGCCGGCGGCATGCGCGACGGCTACACGCTCAAGTGCTGGCAGCCAGGCGGCGCCGGTACGGGCTTCCTGTTGCCAGAACACCTGGACGCACAGATGTACGCCGGCGGCATCGCCAAGGTCGGCACCCGTATGGGCACCGGCCTGGCCATGGCGGTGGATGACAGCGTCAACATGGTATCCCTGCTGCGCAACATGGAGCAGTTCTTCGCCCGCGAATCCTGCGGCTTCTGCACCCCGTGCCGTGATGGCCTGCCATGGAGCGTCAAGCTGCTGATGGCCATCGAGAACGGCCAGGGCCAGCCCGGCGATATCGAGACCCTGCTGGGTCTGGTCGGCTTCCTCGGCCCAGGCAAGACGTTCTGTGCTCACGCACCGGGCGCCGTGGAGCCGTTGGGCAGCGCAATCAAATACTTCCGTCCAGAGTTCGAAGCCGGTATTGCGCCTCTCAGCGCCGCCGTCCCGCCCCTGGCAAAGCCGATCGTAGTCGGCGCGTAACCGTTGAAAAAAGCGAAGGGTCCGTGCCCTTCGCTTGTCGTGTGATGACGCCGGAAACGGCTGTTTTGACTCACGCGAATGACCAGATTCCATTAGCCACGCCCGCTGACACCGGGCCAACGAAGAACTTTGAACAATGGCCACTATCCACGTAGACGGCAAAGCGCTCGAAGTCGACGGGGCAGACAACCTGTTACAGGCATGTCTGTCGCTAGGCCTCGATATCCCGTATTTCTGCTGGCACCCTGCCCTGGGCAGCGTTGGCGCTTGCCGCCAGTGCGCGGTCAAGCAGTACACCGACGAGAACGACACCCGTGGTCGTATCGTCATGTCCTGCATGACCCCTGCCACCGACAACACCTGGATCTCCATCGACGATGACGAATCCAAGGCGTTCCGCGCCAGTGTTGTCGAATGGCTGATGACCAACCACCCGCACGACTGCCCTGTGTGCGAAGAAGGCGGTCACTGCCACCTGCAAGACATGACGGTAATGACCGGCCACAACGAGCGCCGTTACCGCTTCACCAAGCGTACCCACCAGAACCAGCAACTGGGCCCGTTCATTTCCCATGAAATGAACCGCTGCATCGCCTGCTACCGTTGCGTGCGTTTCTATAAGGACTACGCCGGCGGCACCGACCTGGGCGTGTACGGCGCGCACGACAACGTGTACTTCGGTCGCGTTGAAGACGGCGTGCTCGAAAGCGAGTTCTCCGGCAACCTCACCGAGGTCTGCCCGACCGGTGTGTTTACCGACAAGACTCACTCCGAGCGTTACAACCGTAAATGGGACATGCAGTTCTCGCCGAGCATCTGCCATGGCTGCTCCAGCGGTTGCAACATTTCCCCGGGTGAGCGTTACGGCGAACTGCGTCGCATCGAAAACCGCTACAACGGTTCGGTGAACCAGTACTTCCTGTGCGACCGTGGTCGTTTCGGCTATGGCTACGTCAACCGCGAAGACCGCCCGCGCCAGCCTCTGCTGGCCAACGGCGCCAAGCTGAGCTTGGACGAAGCGCTGGACAAGGCTGCTGACCTGCTGCGCGGTCGCAACATCGTCGGTATCGGTTCGCCCCGCGCCAGCCTCGAAAGCAACTACGCGCTGCGCGAACTGGTCGGTGCCGAGCATTTCTACAGCGGCATCGAAGCCGGTGAGCTGGCGCGTATCCGCCTGGTCATGCAGGTGCTGAAAGACAGCCCGCTGCCGATCCCGACCATGCGCGACATTGAAGATCACGACGCCGTGTTCGTCCTCGGTGAAGACCTGACCCAGACGGCCGCACGCATGGCTCTGGCCCTGCGCCAGTCGGTCAAGGGCAAGGCCGAAGACATGGCCGACGCCATGCGCGTTCAGCCGTGGCTAGATGCGGCGGTGAAGAACATCGGTCAGCACGCGCTGAACCCACTGTTCATCGCCAGCCTCGCCGAAACCAAGCTCGATGACGTTGCCGAAGAGTGCGTACACGCTGCTCCCGACGACCTCGCGCGCATCGGTTTCGCCGTGGCCCACGCCCTCGACGCCAGCGCTCCGGCAGTTGAAGGCCTGGACGCTGAAGCCCTGGAACTGGCCAAACGTATCGCCGATGCCCTGCTGGCCGCCAAGCGCCCACTGATCATTGCCGGTACTTCGCTGGGCTCCAACGCGCTGATCGAAGCGGCGGCGAACATCGCCAAGGCACTCAAACTGCGCGAGAAGAACGGTTCCATCAGCCTGATCGTGCCGGAAGCCAACAGCCTCGGCCTGGCCATGCTCGGTGGCGAGTCGGTAGACGCTGCCCTGCAAGCGGTGATCGACGGTAAGGCCGACGCCATCGTCGTGCTGGAAAACGACCTTTACACCCGCACCGCCAAAGCCAAGGTCGATGCCGCGCTGAACGCTGCGAAAGTGCTGATCGTCGCCGACCATCAGAAGACCGCCACCAGCGACCGTGCGCACCTGGTCCTGCCAGCCGCCAGCTTCGCCGAAGGCGACGGCACCCTGGTCAGCCAGGAAGGCCGCGCCCAGCGCTTCTTCCAGGTCTTCGACCCGCAGTACATGGATGCCAGCATCCTGGTTCACGAAGGCTGGCGCTGGTTGCACGCCCTGCGTGCAACCCTGCTCAACCAACCGGTGGACTGGACCCAACTGGACCACGTCACCGCAGCCTGCGCCGCGAGCAGCAGCCAACTGGCCGGTATCGTCAACGCCGCGCCGTCCGCTTCGTTCCGCATCAAGGGCATGAAGCTGGCACGTGAACCGCTGCGCTACTCCGGTCGTACCGCGATGCGTGCCGACATCAGCGTCCACGAGCCACGCACCCCGCAAGACAAGGACACCGCGTTTGCCTTCTCCATGGAAGGTTACTCGGGCTCCGCCGAACCGCGCCAGCAAGTGCCGTTCGCCTGGTCGCCGGGCTGGAACTCGCCGCAGGCCTGGAACAAGTTCCAGGACGAAGTCGGTGGTCACCTGCGTGCCGGTGATCCAGGCACTCGCCTGATCGAAAGCCAGGGTGATGCGCTGAACTGGTTCGCCACTGTTCCACGCGCCTTCAACCCGGCCCAGGGCACTTGGCAAGTCGTGCCGTTCTTCCACCTGTTCGGCAGCGAAGAGAACTCTTCCAAGGCCGCACCGGTACAAGAGCGCATTCCGACTGCCTACGTTGCACTGGCCAAGTCCGAAGCCGATCGCCTGGGCGTCAACGAAGGTGCCCTGCTCAGCCTCAACGTTGCCGGCCAGACCCTGCGTCTGCCGCTGCGCATCAACGAAGAGCTGAGTGCTGGCCTGGTTGCTTTGCCAGCCGGCCTGGCAGGCATCCCGCCAGCCATCTTTGGCGCATCCGTTGATGGTCTGCAGGAGGCAGCGCAATGACCTGGTTCACCCCTGAAGTGATCGACACGATCATCGCGGTCGTCAAGGCGATCGTGGTGCTGCTGGCCGTGGTGGTCGCCGGCGCCCTGCTCAGCTTCGTCGAGCGGCGCCTGCTGGGCTGGTGGCAGGACCGTTACGGTCCGAACCGCGTTGGGCCATTCGGCATGTTCCAGATCGCGGCCGACATGTTGAAGATGTTCTTCAAGGAAGACTGGACCCCGCCGTTTGCCGACAAGGTGATCTTCACCCTGGCACCGGTCGTGGCCATGAGCGCCTTGCTGATCGCCTTCGCGATCATCCCGATCACCCCGACCTGGGGTGTCGCGGACCTGAACATCGGCCTGCTGTTCTTCTTCGCCATGGCCGGCCTGTCGGTCTACGCGGTGCTGTTCGCCGGCTGGTCGAGTAACAACAAGTTTGCCCTCTTGGGCAGCTTGCGGGCTTCGGCGCAGACCGTGTCCTACGAAGTGTTCATGGGCCTGGCTCTGATGGGCATCGTGGTCCAGGTCGGCTCGTTCAACATGCGCGACATCGTCGAATACCAGGCGCAGAACCTGTGGTTCATCATTCCGCAGTTCTTCGGCTTCTGTACCTTCTTCATCGCTGGCGTCGCCGTGACTCACCGTCACCCGTTCGACCAGCCGGAAGCGGAACAGGAACTGGCCGACGGTTACCACATTGAATATGCCGGCATGAAATGGGGCATGTTCTTTGTCGGCGAGTACATCGGCATCATCCTGATCTCGGCGCTGCTGGTCACCCTGTTCTTCGGCGGCTGGCACGGTCCGTTCGGCATCCTGCCGCAACTGGCGTTCTTCTGGTTCGCAGTCAAGACCGCGTTCTTCATCATGCTGTTCATCCTGTTGCGCGCATCGATCCCGCGCCCGCGTTATGACCAGGTGATGGATTTCAGCTGGAGATTCTGCCTGCCACTGACCCTGATCAATTTGCTGGTGACCGCTGCGGTGGTGTTGTGGAACACGCCTGCGGGCGCGGTTCAGTGAGGATTTGACCCATGTTCAAATATATTGGCGACATCGTTAAGGGTACCGGTACCCAGTTGCGCAGCCTGATCATGGTTTTCGGCCATGGCTTCCGCAAGCGCGACACCCTGCAATACCCGGAAGAAGCGGTCTACCTGCCGCCACGCTACCGTGGCCGTATTGTCCTGACCCGCGACCCGGATGGCGAAGAACGTTGCGTAGCCTGCAACCTGTGCGCCGTGGCGTGCCCGGTGGGTTGCATCTCGCTGCAGAAAGCTGAAACCGAAGACGGTCGCTGGTACCCGGAATTCTTCCGTATCAACTTCTCGCGTTGCATCTTCTGCGGCCTCTGCGAGGAAGCTTGCCCGACCACCGCAATCCAGCTGACACCGGATTTCGAAATGGCCGAGTTCAAACGTCAGGACCTGGTGTACGAGAAAGAAGACCTTCTGATCTCTGGTCCCGGTAAAAACCCTGATTACAACTTCTATCGTGTTGCAGGTATGGCCGTTGCCGGTAAGCCGAAAGGCGCCGCACAAAACGAAGCCGAGCCGATCAACGTGAAGAGCTTGCTGCCTTAAGGAAGAAAGATGGAATTCGCTTTCTATTTCGCATCGGGTATTGCGGTGGTGTCCACGCTTCGTGTGGTCACCAACACCAACCCTGTGCACGCCCTGCTCTACCTGATTATTTCGCTGATCGCCGTGGCGATGACTTTCTTCAGCCTCGGTGCACCATTTGCCGGGGTCCTGGAAGTGATCGCCTACGCCGGCGCCATCATGGTGCTGTTCGTGTTCGTGGTGATGATGCTCAACCTCGGCCCTGCCGCGGTTCAGCAAGAGCGCGTGTGGCTCAAGCCCGGCATCTGGCTGGGTCCGGTCGTACTCGCCGCTCTGCTGCTGGCTGAACTGCTGTATGTCCTGTTCAGCCACAGCAGCGGTGCGGCCATCGGTCAAACCACCGTAGACGCCAAGGCCGTGGGCATCAGCCTGTTCGGTCCTTACCTGCTGGTGGTCGAACTCGCCTCGATGCTGCTGCTCGCTGCAGCCGTCACGGCATTCCACTTGGGCCGCAACGAGGCGAAGGAGTAACTCATGCCTGCTATCCCTCTTGAGCATGGACTGGCGGTCGCCGGCATCCTGTTCTGCCTCGGCCTGGTTGGCCTGATGGTCCGCCGCAACATTCTTTTCGTGTTGATGAGTCTGGAAGTGATGATGAACGCCTCTGCCCTGGCGTTCATCGTGGCTGGCGCCCGTTGGGGCCAGCCGGATGGACAAATCATGTTCATCCTGGTGATCAGCCTGGCAGCCGCCGAAGCCAGTATTGGCCTGGCGATCCTGCTGCAACTGTATCGCCGCTTCCACACGCTCGATATCGACGCTGCCAGTGAGATGCGCGGATGAACCTACTCTTTCTGACTTTCGTATTCCCGCTGATCGGGTTCCTGCTGCTGTCGTTCTCCCGCGGCCGCCTCTCGGAAAACCTCGCGGCACTGATCGGCGTCGGCTCCATCGGCCTGTCGGCGATCGTGACCGCCTACGTGATCTGGCAATTCAACGTCGCACCGCCGGAAGGCGGCCACTACACCCAGGTGTTGTGGCAGTGGATGTCGGTTGACGGCTTCGCTCCGAACTTCGCCCTGTACCTGGATGGCCTGTCGGTCACCATGCTCGGCGTGGTGGTCGGCGTCGGCTTCCTGATCCACCTGTTCGCGTCCTGGTACATGCGCGGTGAAGACGGCTACTCGCGTTTCTTCGCCTACACCAACCTGTTTATCGCCAGCATGCTGTTCCTGGTGCTCGGCGATAACCTGTTGTTCCTGTACTTCGGCTGGGAAGGCGTGGGCCTGTGCTCCTACCTGTTGATCGGTTTCTACTACAGCAACCGCAACAACGGTAACGCAGCACTCAAAGCCTTCATCGTGACCCGCATAGGTGACGTGTTCATGGCCATCGGCCTGTTCATCCTGTTCCAACAGGTGGGCACGCTGAACATCCAGGAACTGCTGGTGCTGGCACCGCAGAAATTCCAGGCTGGCGACTTCTGGATCGTTCTGGCGACCCTGATGCTGCTGGGCGGCGCTGTTGGTAAATCGGCACAACTGCCGCTGCAAACCTGGCTGGCGGATGCGATGGCTGGTCCTACCCCGGTTTCGGCACTGATCCACGCCGCCACCATGGTGACCGCCGGTGTCTACCTGATTGCCCGTACCCACGGCTTGTTCGCCCTGGCGCCGGACATCCTGCAACTGGTTGGCCTGGTCGGCGGTGTGACCCTGGTGCTGGCGGGTTTCGCAGCCCTGGTCCAGACCGACATCAAGCGTATCCTCGCCTACTCGACCATGAGCCAGATCGGCTACATGTTCCTGGCCCTGGGCGTCGGTGCCTGGGACGGCGCGATCTTCCACCTGATGACCCACGCCTTCTTCAAGGCCCTGCTGTTCCTTGCTTCCGGTGCGGTGATCGTTGCCTGCCACCACGAGCAGAACATCTTCAAGATGGGTGGTCTGTGGAAAAAGCTGCCACTGGCCTACGCCAGCTTCATCGTCGGCGGCGCGGCCCTCGCGGCCCTGCCACTGGTGACCGCAGGTTTCTACTCGAAAGACGAAATCCTCTGGGAAGCCTTCGCCAGCGGCAACCACGGTCTGCTGTACGCCGGCCTGGTCGGTGCGTTCATGACTTCGCTGTACACCTTCCGCCTGATCTTCATCGCGTTCCACGGTGAAGCCAAGACCGAAGCCCACGCCGGCCACGGCATTGCCCACTGGTTGCCACTGTCGGTGCTGATCGTGTTGTCGACCGCCATTGGCGCGATGATCGTTCCACCGCTGCATGGCGTACTGCCAGAAAGCGTTGGTCACGCCGGCGGCGAAGCCAAGCACAGCCTGGAAATCGCCTCGGGCGCCATCGCCCTGTCCGGTATCCTGCTGGCCGCGCTGCTGTTCCTCGGCAAGCGTCGGTTCGTCACCGCGATCGCCAACAGCGGCATCGGCCGCCTGCTCTCGGCCTGGTGGTTCGCTGCCTGGGGCTTCGACTGGATCTACGACAAACTGTTCGTCAAGCCATACCTGGCGATCAGCCACCTGCTGCGCAAAGACCCGTTCGACCAAACCATCGGTTTGATCCCGCGTCTGGCCAAAGGGGGTCACAACTCCCTGAGCCGTACCGAGACCGGTCAACTGCGTTGGTACGCTGCCTCGATGGCTGCTGGTGCCGTGCTGGTTATCGGCGCCATCGTGCTGGTAGCGGTCTGATATGAACCTTGCGAACTTGCGAAAGGAAACGAGCCCGTCATGATTCTGCCTTGGCTAATCCTGATTCCCTTCATCGGCGGCCTGCTGTGCTGGATGGCTGAGCGCTTCGGCGCCACCCTCCCGCGCTGGATTGCGCTGTTGACCATGACCCTGGAACTCGCTCTCGGCCTCTGGCTGTGGGCCCACGGTGACTATTCATTTGCGCCGGCGCCTGGCGCCGACCCGACCTGGGCGCTTGAATTCAAGCACGTCTGGATCGAGCGCTTCGGCATCAACGTGCACCTGGCCCTCGACGGCCTGTCGCTGTTGATGATCCTGCTGACCGGCCTGCTGGGTATCCTCTCGGTACTCTGCTCCTGGAAAGAAATTCAGCGTCACGTGGGCTTCTTCCACCTGAACCTGATGTGGATCCTGGGCGGCGTTGTCGGCGTGTTCCTCGCCCTCGACCTGTTCATGTTCTTCTTCTTCTGGGAAATGATGCTGGTGCCGATGTACTTCCTCATCGCGCTCTGGGGTCACAGCTCTTCGGACGGCAAGAAAACCCGGATCTACGCGGCGACCAAGTTCTTCATCTTCACCCAGGCTTCCGGCCTGATCATGTTGGTGGCGATCCTGGCCCTGGTACTGGTCAACTTCAACAACACCGGTGTGATCACCTTCAACTACGCCGACCTGTTGAAGACCAAGATGTCGATGACCACCGAGTACATCCTGATGCTCGGCTTCTTCATCGCCTTCGCGGTCAAGCTGCCGGTTGTACCGTTTCACTCCTGGCTGCCTGACGCTCACGCCCAGGCACCGACCGCCGGTTCCGTCGACCTCGCCGGTATCCTGCTGAAAACCGCTGCCTACGGCCTGCTGCGCTTCGCCCTGCCGCTGTTCCCGAATGCTTCGGCCGAGTTCGCGCCGATTGCCATGGCTCTGGGCCTGGTCGGGATCTTCTACGGTGCGTTCCTGGCGTTTGCGCAGACCGACATCAAGCGTCTGATCGCCTTCTCCAGCGTGTCCCATATGGGCTTCGTGCTGATTGGCATCTACTCCGGCAGCGCGCAAGCCCTGCAAGGTGCCGTGATCCAGATGCTGGCCCACGGCCTGTCGGCTGCTGCACTGTTTATCCTCAGTGGTCAACTGTACGAGCGCACTCACACCCGCGACATGCGTGAAATGGGCGGCCTGTGGTCGAAGATCGCTTACCTGCCGGCCATCAGCCTGTTCTTTGCAGCCGCCTCCCTGGGTCTGCCGGGTACCGGTAACTTCGTCGGTGAGTTCCTGATCCTGATCGGCACCTTCGCCAGTGCGCCATGGATCACCGCGATTGCTACCTCCGGCCTGGTGTTCGGTTCGGTCTACTCGCTGATCATGATTCACCGCGCCTACTTCGGCCCGTCGAAGTCCGACGCGGTGTTGCATGGCATGGATGCTCGCGAACTGATCATGGTGCTCGGCCTTGCGGTGCTGCTGATTTACCTCGGCGTCTTCCCGCAACCGTTCCTCGATACCTCTGCTGCGACCATGCATGGCGTGCAGCAATGGCTCGGTACCGCCTTCACTCAACTCGCTTCGGCCCGGTAAGAGCGCTATGGAATTCACGATTCAACACTTTATTGCGCTTGCGCCACTGTTGATCACCAGCCTCACCATTATCGTGGTGATGCTGGCGATCGCCTGGCGCCGCAACCACTCGCAGACCTTCCTGTTGTCGGTGGCGGGTCTTAACCTGGCCCTGTTGTCGATCCTGCCAGCGCTGAAAGTCGCGCCTTTGGCCGTGACCCCACTGCTGCAGATCGACAGCTTCGCCTGCCTGTACATGGCGCTGATCCTGGTCGCCACCCTCGCCTGCGTCACCCTCGCCCATGCCTACCTGGGCGACGGCGGCACCGGTTACCCGGGCAACCGCGAAGAACTGTACCTGTTGATCCTGCTGGCCGCCGCTGGTGGCCTGGTGCTGGTCAGCGCGCAGCACCTGGCCGGCCTGTTCATCGGCCTGGAACTGCTGTCGGTACCGGTCTACGGCCTGGTGGCTTACGCCTTCTTCAACAAGCGTTCGCTGGAAGCCGGCATCAAGTACATGGTGCTGTCGGCTGCCGGTTCCGCGTTCCTGTTGTTCGGTATGGCCCTGCTCTACGCCGAAGCCGGCACCTTGAGCTTCAGCGGCATCGGCATGGCGCTGGAGGCCACTGGCCTGCCAAGCCCGCTGGCGCAACTGGGCCTGGGCATGATGCTGATCGGCCTGGCGTTCAAACTGTCGCTGGTACCCTTCCACCTGTGGACTCCGGACGTCTACGAGGGTGCTCCGGCACCGGTGGCGGCGTTCCTCGCCACCGCCTCGAAAGTCGCGGTGTTCGCGGTGATGGTGCGTCTGTTCCAGATGTCGCCAGTGGCCAGCAGCGGCGTGTTGAGCACCGTGCTGACCGTGATCGCGATTGCCTCGATCCTGTTCGGTAACCTGCTGGCACTGACCCAAAGCAACCTCAAGCGTCTGCTGGGTTACTCGTCGATTGCCCACTTCGGTTACCTGCTGATCGCCCTGGTGGCGAGCAAGGGTCTGGCACTGGAAGCCATCGGCGTGTACCTGGTCACCTACGTGATCACCAGCCTCGGCGCCTTCGGTGTGATCACCCTGATGTCCTCGCCGTACAAAGGCCGTGACGCTGATGCCCTGTACGAGTACCGCGGCCTGTTCTGGCGTCGTCCGTACCTGACTGCAGTACTGACCGTGATGATGCTGTCTCTGGCCGGCATCCCGCTGACCGCCGGCTTCATCGGCAAGTTCTACATCATCGCCACCGGTGTCGAAGCCCACCAATGGTGGCTGGTTGGCTCGCTGGTACTGGGCAGCGCCATCGGCGTGTTCTACTACCTGCGCGTGATGGTCACCCTGTTCCTGATCGAGCCAAACCTGCGCCGCGTCGACGCCCAGCTGCACTGGGAACAGAAAGCGGGCGGCGTGATGCTGCTGGCAATCGCCGTACTGGCGTTCTTCCTCGGCGTCTACCCACAACCGCTGCTGACCCTGGTTCAGCACTCGGGTCTGGCGGGTTGATCGCTTAGAAAGGCACGCAGTACAAACAGAAACGGCACCTTCGGGTGCCGTTTTTGCGTTTGGTGAATTAACTGACCATTTCTACTGCCACGGGTGTGTCACTCACCCACCTCGCCCCTCTTGGTAGTCCGCGAGTCACCTGAACTTCACCAGCAAAAACGCAATGGTCGCCCAAATCAAAGTCCCCCCTGTAAGCACGGCCTTCACCTTCAGCAGACACCTCAAGTTCCCGGGAAAGTCACGGATATCGCTGACATCGAGATCTCCGTTACGAAGGCCCGCCCCGGGCCACATCACCATCAAGGTGATTTTCGAAACTAACAGCAGGCGCGCAAGCCACCCGCAGGGGATCCGGCGCTGCCTTGCCCCATAGCGGGGCCGCTTGCCAGCGAGCTCGAAGACATGTACGAAGACGACGGAGGCACCTGGCGGGTGGGGCTCGTAGCGCTCGGTGCGCCGGTGCGGTGCATGGGGCGTGCCGGCGATGGTTTATTGGTGTAGGTCGCGGTTTTTACCGAGGGAATCAATTCGGATTTGCATGGACAGCCGCTGCGGCTGTCGAGTGTGCCGGCCATCAACCTGCCAGGTTCTCCATGTAAGGAATACCACCGACGATCTGGTAGGTTTTACCGGTTACCCCGCACGTAACTCGATCACCCTCACAC
This region of Pseudomonas fluorescens genomic DNA includes:
- the nuoE gene encoding NADH-quinone oxidoreductase subunit NuoE, producing the protein MNSTLIQTDRFALSETERSAIEHELHHYEDPRAASIEALKIVQKERGWVPDGALYAIGEILGIPASDVEGVATFYSQIFRQPVGRHIIRVCDSMVCYIGGHESVVSEIQNKLGIGLGQTTADGRFTLLPVCCLGNCDKAPALMIDDDTFGDVQPAGVAKLLEGYV
- the nuoF gene encoding NADH-quinone oxidoreductase subunit NuoF, with the protein product MTLTSFGPANLIKRSPETHPLTWRLRDDGQAVWLDEYQAKNGYAAARKAFAEMDQDGIVQTVKDAGLKGRGGAGFPTGVKWGLMPKDESMNIRYLLCNADEMEPNTWKDRMLMEQLPHLLIEGMLISARALKTYRGYIFLRGEYTTAAKHLNRAVEEAKAAGLLGKNILGSGFDFELFVHTGAGRYICGEETALINSLEGRRANPRSKPPFPAAVGVWGKPTCVNNVETLCNVPAIIGDGVEWYKSLAREGSEDHGTKLMGFSGKVKNPGLWELPFGVPARELFEDYAGGMRDGYTLKCWQPGGAGTGFLLPEHLDAQMYAGGIAKVGTRMGTGLAMAVDDSVNMVSLLRNMEQFFARESCGFCTPCRDGLPWSVKLLMAIENGQGQPGDIETLLGLVGFLGPGKTFCAHAPGAVEPLGSAIKYFRPEFEAGIAPLSAAVPPLAKPIVVGA
- the nuoG gene encoding NADH-quinone oxidoreductase subunit NuoG, with translation MATIHVDGKALEVDGADNLLQACLSLGLDIPYFCWHPALGSVGACRQCAVKQYTDENDTRGRIVMSCMTPATDNTWISIDDDESKAFRASVVEWLMTNHPHDCPVCEEGGHCHLQDMTVMTGHNERRYRFTKRTHQNQQLGPFISHEMNRCIACYRCVRFYKDYAGGTDLGVYGAHDNVYFGRVEDGVLESEFSGNLTEVCPTGVFTDKTHSERYNRKWDMQFSPSICHGCSSGCNISPGERYGELRRIENRYNGSVNQYFLCDRGRFGYGYVNREDRPRQPLLANGAKLSLDEALDKAADLLRGRNIVGIGSPRASLESNYALRELVGAEHFYSGIEAGELARIRLVMQVLKDSPLPIPTMRDIEDHDAVFVLGEDLTQTAARMALALRQSVKGKAEDMADAMRVQPWLDAAVKNIGQHALNPLFIASLAETKLDDVAEECVHAAPDDLARIGFAVAHALDASAPAVEGLDAEALELAKRIADALLAAKRPLIIAGTSLGSNALIEAAANIAKALKLREKNGSISLIVPEANSLGLAMLGGESVDAALQAVIDGKADAIVVLENDLYTRTAKAKVDAALNAAKVLIVADHQKTATSDRAHLVLPAASFAEGDGTLVSQEGRAQRFFQVFDPQYMDASILVHEGWRWLHALRATLLNQPVDWTQLDHVTAACAASSSQLAGIVNAAPSASFRIKGMKLAREPLRYSGRTAMRADISVHEPRTPQDKDTAFAFSMEGYSGSAEPRQQVPFAWSPGWNSPQAWNKFQDEVGGHLRAGDPGTRLIESQGDALNWFATVPRAFNPAQGTWQVVPFFHLFGSEENSSKAAPVQERIPTAYVALAKSEADRLGVNEGALLSLNVAGQTLRLPLRINEELSAGLVALPAGLAGIPPAIFGASVDGLQEAAQ
- the nuoH gene encoding NADH-quinone oxidoreductase subunit NuoH, with product MTWFTPEVIDTIIAVVKAIVVLLAVVVAGALLSFVERRLLGWWQDRYGPNRVGPFGMFQIAADMLKMFFKEDWTPPFADKVIFTLAPVVAMSALLIAFAIIPITPTWGVADLNIGLLFFFAMAGLSVYAVLFAGWSSNNKFALLGSLRASAQTVSYEVFMGLALMGIVVQVGSFNMRDIVEYQAQNLWFIIPQFFGFCTFFIAGVAVTHRHPFDQPEAEQELADGYHIEYAGMKWGMFFVGEYIGIILISALLVTLFFGGWHGPFGILPQLAFFWFAVKTAFFIMLFILLRASIPRPRYDQVMDFSWRFCLPLTLINLLVTAAVVLWNTPAGAVQ
- the nuoI gene encoding NADH-quinone oxidoreductase subunit NuoI, with product MFKYIGDIVKGTGTQLRSLIMVFGHGFRKRDTLQYPEEAVYLPPRYRGRIVLTRDPDGEERCVACNLCAVACPVGCISLQKAETEDGRWYPEFFRINFSRCIFCGLCEEACPTTAIQLTPDFEMAEFKRQDLVYEKEDLLISGPGKNPDYNFYRVAGMAVAGKPKGAAQNEAEPINVKSLLP
- the nuoJ gene encoding NADH-quinone oxidoreductase subunit J; this translates as MEFAFYFASGIAVVSTLRVVTNTNPVHALLYLIISLIAVAMTFFSLGAPFAGVLEVIAYAGAIMVLFVFVVMMLNLGPAAVQQERVWLKPGIWLGPVVLAALLLAELLYVLFSHSSGAAIGQTTVDAKAVGISLFGPYLLVVELASMLLLAAAVTAFHLGRNEAKE
- the nuoK gene encoding NADH-quinone oxidoreductase subunit NuoK, with protein sequence MPAIPLEHGLAVAGILFCLGLVGLMVRRNILFVLMSLEVMMNASALAFIVAGARWGQPDGQIMFILVISLAAAEASIGLAILLQLYRRFHTLDIDAASEMRG